One region of Nilaparvata lugens isolate BPH unplaced genomic scaffold, ASM1435652v1 scaffold7876, whole genome shotgun sequence genomic DNA includes:
- the LOC111048220 gene encoding uncharacterized protein LOC111048220 has product MSDNSLQKRSSFRTRSKARYRRTSRDLSVGEGGTEMGKPKTDGVTKERKGKRERWLLTRKTWRYMADAGRKLIPDGALNRADDVPKIEAYFQEVCHREPRFLLWRKQSYPGALGFRARGRSRGGRRKKGGSCRDKTSSADEADDLRQQQEKEAKTSTDDPSFKKLVTRPSLLQLKQEFLFGRKESPPETTSPKDALIENVLCHFDDGTSSKALDHQELLDRLTAHLASIELKESQQSRSDSYSVDTTQKQLIETMRRYYSKSTNRDKVISDILTDRKLLHKMYFELRRARGGCHIKGFDGGDGRGILKSRSRTGMNLSGAGPSGWSGSGAFRRAFNPSLSNFPGSSGWKYSEFDEGDEENDEASPWSSPPQSDTPLSGDMDYGTQTDPITEQMMAGIDEEVRRQEEAQRVAQQKEAAQKSGGGSGSGGRRSSLNHDDVSQSVSDTIKRYLRMARKKSMDSDKADRFKRINYDQTLRDIKAKPEDPISKDEDQDKGVQTDLSWVSAIKSLKLVYVEEDAPSEVSSPPPATKSLLSSGQMFLSNLLHGLQHSSSSCSVVAAAAGSMQKSKSSSSVVQQGTRLVARKVWKGRSKSQTRATPAATSTWTPQ; this is encoded by the exons aTGAGTGATAATAGCTTGCAGAAACGCAGTAGTTTTAGAACAAGGTCGAAGGCTAGATACAGACGAACTAGTCGCGATTTGAGTGTCGGAGAAGGAGGAACAGAGATGGGGAAGCCGAAGACGGATGGAGTGACAAAGGAGAGGAAGGGCAAGAGGGAGAGATGGCTGCTGACAAGGAAAACATGGCGGTACATGGCGGATGCTGGGCGAAAGTTGATTCCCGACGGTGCACTAAACAGAGCCGACGATGTGCCCAAGATCGAGGCCTACTTCCAGGAGGTGTGTCACCGGGAACCCAGGTTCCTGCTGTGGAGGAAGCAGTCGTACCCGGGTGCGCTGGGGTTCAGGGCGCGCGGGCGGAGTCGCGGGGGGCGCCGGAAGAAAGGAGGCAGTTGTCGCGACAAGACTAGCTCAGCTGACGAGGCGGATGATCTGAGACAACAACAAGAGAAAGAAGCAAAGACTTCCACTGATGATCCCTCCTTCAAAAAACTTGTCACCCGCCCCTCCCTCCTTCAACTGAAACAGGAATTCTTGTTTGGACGTAAAGAATCTCCCCCAGAAACCACTTCACCCAAAGATGCATTAATCGAAAATGTTCTCTGTCATTTCGATGATGGAACCTCATCTAAAGCACTGGACCACCAAGAGCTCCTTGATCGTCTCACTGCCCATCTAGctagtattgaattgaaagaGTCTCAACAATCTAGATCAGACTCGTATAGTGTAGATACTACCCAAAAACAACTCATAGAAACTATGAGAAGGTATTACAGCAAGTCCACTAACAGGGATAAGGTGATAAGTGATATATTGACTGATAGGAAGCTCCTTCACAAGATGTATTTTGAGCTGAGACGTGCTAGAGG GGGGTGCCACATCAAGGGATTTGATGGTGGAGATGGTAGAGGGATACTGAAATCAAGATCTAGAACAGGGATGAACTTGTCAGGGGCTGGACCCAGTGGCTGGAGTGGTTCAGGTGCATTCAGGAGGGCATTCAACCCCAGTTTGTCCAACTTCCCTGGTTCCTCAGGATGGAAATACTCAGAGTTTGACGAGGGTGATGAGGAGAACGACGAGGCATCCCCTTGGAGCAGTCCTCCCCAGAGCGACACTCCCCTCTCCGGGGACATGGATTACGGCACACAAACAGACCCCATCACAGAGCAGATGATGGCCGGTATAGATGAGGAGGTGAGACGCCAAGAGGAGGCACAGAGGGTTGCCCAACAAAAGGAGGCTGCACAGAAGTCGGGTGGGGGGAGTGGTAGTGGTGGGAGGAGGAGTAGTCTCAACCATGATGATGTCTCACAATCTGTGAGTGATACCATTAAAAGGTACCTGAGGATGGCTAGGAAAAAGAGTATGGACTCTGATAAAGCGGACAGGTTTAAGAGGATTAATTATGATCAAACCCTGAGGGACATCAAGGCGAAACCAGAGGACCCAATCAGTAAGGATGAAGATCAGGATAAGGGTGTACAGACAGATCTGTCCTGGGTGTCTGCGATTAAATCCTTGAAACTGGTGTATGTAGAGGAGGATGCACCTTCGGAGGTGTCTTCCCCACCACCAGCTACCAAGTCCCTGTTGTCGTCAGGTCAGATGTTTCTGTCGAATCTGCTTCACGGTCTGCAGCATTCATCATCCTCTTGTTCTGTTGTCGCAGCTGCCGCCGGGTCCATGCAGAAATCCAAGTCGTCTTCATCTGTCGTGCAGCAGGGCACGCGACTTGTGGCCCGCAAGGTGTGGAAAGGCCGCTCCAAGAGCCAAACGCGTGCCACGCCTGCCGCCACGTCTACATGGACGCCGCAG